In Peptostreptococcus equinus, the DNA window CATGAGAGAGCATACTAAAAAAGGAAAAACCGTATTATTTTCAACACATGTATTAGAGGTGGCAGAACAAATATGTAATAGAATAGGTATTTTGAGCAAGGGTAGGTTAATTTTTGTTGGAACTATGGAAGAGTTAAAAAACCTTCATCCAAATCAAACTTTAGAGAAAATCTATCTAGATATGGTGAATTCAGATAATAGAATAGATCAATCATTGGTATAGGTTGGTGGCTACTATGAAAAAAATATTTAAATCAAATCCTATATCGGAATATCTTTTTAATATAAACCTTATATATGCCAATATCACATATGTAAGTGCTATGAGAAAAAAAGAGAAATTTAAAAAAGATCCAGAAATTTTAATAAAATCCTTAAAAAATAGAATTTTATTTTTCATGCCTTTGTTTATGTTTTTTATATACACACTAATATTTTTACCATTTGATTTCTCGAAGTTTCCATATTTATTAGATGTATCTATAGCATTTTTTATTGTATTGAATTTGCTTCAAACATTTACTTATTTTTATAATGTCTTTTATGAAAGTAAGGATGTAGAAAATTATATGTCTATGCCTATATCTGAAAAAGATGTTTTTAAATCAAAATTAGTTGTGGTTACAATTTCAACTATACAATTATTAGTTCCAATAATATCTATGTATTTGATTTATTACTTTAGATCAGGATATGGACTGATTGCAATTGTATTTGCGGTTTTTGATTTTCTATTATCTTTAGGAATAGTGATAGCCATAAATATGGTATTTATACAGCTTTTGGCAAAATCAGCTGTTCTTTCAAAAATGAGAAATAAGATAGTAACTATAATAAGTGCAATAGCCATGATAATGAATGTTGCTTTTATATTATTATTTCAGAATTATTCATATGATTTATCGCAAAAAGCTGTAGCTAGTAAGGTGAAAATATATGGACCATTGACAGAAATCTACAAAAGCAATTTAAAGCATTTTTTATTAATAGTTATTTTGTTCGTAATTTTGTATTTAATATATCAATTTATAATGTCAAATATAAATGGAAAATTTTACTCATATTTACAATCCCTACAAAGTACTGATTTTACAAATAATAAAAAACATAAGGATTTTAAAAACAGCATACAAGGAAAAAATAAAGATAAAAATATAATGGCAAAGACCAAGGATTTTGATATTAGGGGTTTTATGAAAGCAAGGTCAAATTTTAAGAATTTATTTGAGTACAATAAGTCTCTAGTATCTGATTCAAAAGTAATTAATCAGTCTATAATAAGTGGAGGTATATTGCCTATAGTTATGATAATACCTGTTGTAATAAATCTAAGTAAAATGAAATTAGATTTATTATCTGATATCAATCAGTTGCTTATATCTTTTTCAATAGCATTTGCATTAGGTATTTTAAATAATATAAACTCTATATCATTACCTGCTATAATGATATCTCTAGATAGAGAAAATTATGATTATATAAAATCATTGCCGGTAGATATGAGAAAGTATTTATTAAATAAATATATTATTTCATCTACTGTGAGTTTGATTTTTGGGGTAATAGCAATAGTAGGAGCCTTTATGTTTTTAAAAATTAATTCTATTTACATCATACTTGCACTATTTATATTTATTATTGTATCTATGTCAATGGCTGGAAATTGGATAATTTATGACTACAAACATACTTGGACTCAGTGGCAGAATATTAGTGATTTAGCAAGTAGAGTAAATAAATCTATTACAATGTTACTTATGTTTGTGGTGATATTCTTTATTATTATGATGGTAAGTATATTATACTTTATTGCAGATTTTGGTTTACAGGGAATAGCCATAGGTATTTTAATAACACTTATACTATTGATTTCCTCAATTTCAGTAATTAGATTTATAAAATTTTTAAAAAGAATATAATAAAAATTAAAAAAAATTAAAGCCCATAATTATGGGCTTTAAATTTTTTTAACATATATATAAGAAGCTTTTATTTCTTCAACTTTAATTTTAGAACCATAGAACAGATCTTCTTTACTATAGACCTTGTATTCCTTATTATCAATTTTTGCAGACCCGCTATTGTGAAGATTGCTTATCATTACACCTTCTTTTCCAACTAATTCTTTTAGCTTTCCTCTTGATTTTCTGCCAAAGTATCTTACAGTAAATAATAAAGTTGTAATAATAAAATAATGTACTATTGCAACACGTGACCAGGGAGATAAACAAATGAATAAACACGAAGCACCTGTAAATGAATTATTTATGCCCATTGATTGTGTTTTGCCTGTAATAATTGCATCGCCATCTTTAGCTTCTAAAAAAGAAAAATAGAGAACAATTAAAAGTATAGCATACCAGATATAAATAAAGGGTGGCTTAAATCTGCCGATGGCAAAACCTTTAAAAAAATATATAAATACTAGACTTAAAATACTTGCAATTATCCAAAATATCAAATCACTTTTTAAATCATTTTCATCATACATAAGAACCTCCAAATTCAAAATGAATATTAAAAATATATTTATAAATTAGTATAATTATACAAGATAATAAAAAAATATTGTATAGGATTTTTATGCAATTTAATTAACTACTATATAAATTATATTTAAATTGTAGTAGAATATTATATGAGGAAAATTATTATTATAATCAAGTAGATATAATAATAAAGAAGTGTTTCAATTTTGGAGGGGTATAAATGAATAAACTTAATGGACGTTTAAGTAGTCTGTTATCTATAGAATTCGCTGTTTTATGTATGCTATTCTACAATGTCATAGGTAAAATGGTTTGGATAGATGGTAATATGTACTTGAGCTTGGCTTTTGTCTTGCTTGCAGTATGTATTTTTTTTGAAGTTAGCAATAAGTATAAAGATACAAATTTTTTAGCTATTATAGGAATAATAGCCACTGTAAAGTTCATAATATTAGATGTAGTGTCTGTTTTGGATTTTCAAGTAAAATTGGTAGATCCAAAGACATTTTACTATAATGCAAACATAATAGTGATCTTGCTTATATTGAATGCCACGATAATGACTCTTTTATTAATACATATGTACAAGTTTTTCAAAAATATACATATAAAATCATATAAAATAAAATATTCATTTGTGGTGTTATCAGTTTTGTTGTCATTTTATTTAGATAGATCTTTGATGGTGGCACTGATATTATATTTTGTATTTACATCATATGTAGCTATTCGAATATCACAAGATAATGTGAATATGTTTGCAAGATATTTGTTTAGCAGAATTTGGTATAAAAAATACTTAGTAGCAGCAATGTTATTTGGAGCAATAATAGATATAATAGACTACAGCAATGCTAGTATATTAATAGCATTTTTAATTATTATATGTTTGGAGATGAAGTCAATATATATATTAAATATATCGAATGATTTTGATGGCGAAAGTTCAGCTATAAAGACTATAATAGGTTATAGAAAAATATATAATGATGCTATAGAGAATAAAAAACATGCAGATTACTTGCATGATGAAGTATTGCAAAATTTATTTTATTTAAAGAGGAACATAAGTGATATGTATTCACTTGCTTCATCTAGCAGTATGGATAAAGATATAGAAAAAAATAAGAAAATAATAGATCAAATGGTAAAATCAATTAGGGATGAGATAGAGAAAATATCACCATATATTTCAAATTCGGTATCTTTAAAGAAAAATTATCTATCATTGATAAAGAAATTCTATTTGAAATGTAATAGAAAAATACTGATAGATTTTACTTGCAAGGAAGACTTTTTTGTACCATTTCCCTATGATGAAATATTGTATAAATTTATAAATGAGTTGGTAACCAATGCGATAAAGCATACACAATCAAATTATATAGAGATTAGGTTAGATATAATAGATAATATTATATTCTTAAATGTAATTGATGAGGATAGTAATTTAAATATTGATTTCGAAGATTTATCAAGTCAAAATAGAGGGTTAAAATCTATTAAAAATACGTTAGATGGATTGAATGGAAAAATAGAAATAGAAAATTTTGAAAATAATAAGGGAAAATCAGTTAATATTAAAATTCCTATTAAGGGGGAAGATATAATTGAGGATATTATTAATAGACGATCATAGTATTTTTGCATATGGTGTAAAATATAGCCTAGAAATTAATGATATAAATAAAAAAATACATTTTATAGATATACTATCGAATAAATTTGAAGTAGAAGATATTTTATCCTTAATAAGTATAAAAGGATATGATACTCTTATGTTAGACATAAATATTAAAAATATTTGTGATTTTGATGGACTAGAACTAACGCAAAAATTACTGGATAAATTTTCAAATCTTAAAATAATTGTACTTACAGGTTATGATAAACCAATTTTTGAAAAGCAAGCAAGAGACATAGGAGCCTATGCATTTATAGATAAGAATAAAAATAGCAAAGATTTATATGAGATACTCTTGAAAGTGAATGAAGGTAAGTTTTATTTTGAAGACTACATTATGCAAGAGGATTTACTCACACAAAGAGAAATAGAAATTGTAAAGCTTTATGTTGGAGGGCTTACTAGAGAGCAGATAGCTAAAAAAATTTATGTATCGCCTAGAACGCTTGCAAATCATTTAATAAATATATACGAAAAATTAAATGTTAGTAATTATCAAGAAATGACACTAAAGGCAATAGATTTAGGATATATGAAGAATTTTTCTAGAAAAAATTATAGATAATAAATAAATTATTAAATAAAGCGGTACTTTACTGCTTTATTTTTTAAAGAAAAAATTTATCAAATAAATTGAGTAAATAAAATTTTGATGGGTATTTAATATAGCAGATAAAAATAATTAATAATGTTCTAAATTATGGAGGATATATACAATGGAAAAAAGATCAGTAACAACATTTGCTGGGAATCCAGTAACACTTTTAGGTAAGGAAATCAAAGTAGGAGATAAAGCTCCAGAGTTTGTAGCGGTAAATGGAGATTTAAGCCCATTTTCTTTAAAGGATGTTGAAGGTAAGGTAAAATTAATAAGTGCAGTACCATCAGTTGATACAGGTGTTTGTGAGTTACAGACAATCAGATTTAATGAAGAAGCATCAAAATTAAATGATGTTGCTATCATTACAATAAGTGAAGACCTACCATTCGCACAGGCTAGATTCTGTGGAGCAAAGGGAATAGAAAATGCTGTAGTAGTTTCTGACTACAAGGATACAGAATTCGGTCTAAACTATGGATTCTTAATGGAAGAATTTAGACTACTAAACAGAGGTATAGTAGTACTAGATAAGGATAATATGGTAAGATATGTAGAATACGTAAAAGAAAATACAGATCATCCAGATTATGATAAAGCTATAGAAGCTGTTAAAGCTTTAATATAATAGAAAATCATTTTTAAGCCAATTTTAAATTTTATACTAAGTTTAAGGAGTAGCCTATGAAATCTTCAGTTCATTGACTACTCCTTTGCGTTATAAAAATTAATACTATTCAAACTTGTATTTTATATATTCTTTAAATAAAAAATAGCTAGTTGTGTACGATCTCTCAGATCTAATTTTACCAACATGGATGAAATATAATTTCTTACTGTGCCTTCACTTAAAAATAATTTACTAGAGATTTCTTTATTGTTTAATCCATCAGCGACAGATTTTAAAATATCAATTTCTCTTTGGTTTAGCTTTTCTTGTAAATCTAGCTTACTATTGTTTTTGTTATTGTACGATTGAGAATTTTTACTTATATTATCTATTACCTTGTTGCCGAATACGTTCTGTCCTGCACTTACAGCCCTAATAGAAGGACAAATAGATTCAAATTCATCTTTCAAAAGGTAACCACAGCTACCTAATTTTAAGGCTTGATCGATATAAGATTTATCTAAAAAAGTAGTAAGAAAAAGTGCTCTTACATTATTATTGCATTCTTTTAATTTTTTAAGTGCATCTAATCCAGTTTTTTTGCCAATTTGTATATCGAACAGACATATGTCCGGTTGATGTTCAGTGTATAGATTTATTGCATCATCAAAGTTATGTCCTAGACCAACGACTTCCATATCTTCTTCATTTTCTATTATAGTTTTTAAGGCAAAGCAAATCATTTTATCATCGTCTATAATTAATACTCTAATCATTTTTCCTCCTTGTTGAGCGTTATAAATATTCTAAAACCATTATTGGTAGATATTTCAAGAACTCCATTTAAATCGGCTACTCTTTTTCTTATTGAGAATAGTCCCATACCATCTGCATCAATATTTTCAATACTACCATTATCAAAAATTTTTATATATAATTTATCAAAACTCTCCACTATACTAATTTCTGCTTGGTCTGCATTTGAATGTTTGACTATATTAGTTAAAGCTTCTTTTATTATATAAATTATTGTATATTTTGATTTTAGATTTAAGTCTGTATCTAAAGAATAAGTAAATGAAATAGGACAGAAGTTAAAGTCGATTATCACTTTATCCAACTCATTTTTTAGGTTTATAGTTTGGTTTTGAAAATTATGAAGACTTTTTCTAACCTCGTTCATACCTTCTTGAAGAGTTGATTTGAGCATAGATAGTTGCTCATGTTTTTGTTTATCTTTTTCAATTACCATAAGAGCACCAATTTGAAGTATACCTCTAGATGTTAGATGACCTAAGGAGTCATGTATATCTCTAGAGATTCTATTTCTCTCATTTAAAATAGCATTTTCTATTTTTTTATCTTGCTTGACTATTAAATCCTCATATTTATTTTTTAATATTTTTTCGTGGTCTTTTGAATTAGAGTAGTAAGAGTAATATTTATCTTTGGTAAAAAGCAAGTCTATCTCTAAGTCGGCTATGTTATATGAGAATAGAGAAAATAGACTTATTAGTATAATTAATATAAAATCTAAGGTCATAATAAATGAAAAAAATAAAAATATCATATAATAGACTAGATTTATTTGCTTTATATATTTATTAATACTTATGTCTGAAGTATCCTCATTAATCATTTTTTTTATTGATATGTTTGTTTTTTTATTATTTTTATTAAAATTTCTGTGACTGTTTATATAAATAATAAGTGCTGTAAATACACCGATATGCTCAATGTGCATAGAAGTATATATATTATTATTTTTAAGATAAAAAGCAAGTATGTATGACAACGAAAAGATACCTAAAGATAAGATATAAATATATTTTTTGTTTGAGCAAGTTAAAATAAAAGCTGAAATTGTCCCCAAGCAAAGTGGAATTATCAAATAAGCTTCTTTATTATAGATAATCAAAATGGTTATAGATATAAACCAAATCAGTATTGCTTTCTTGAAGATTTTATTATTAATAAGTATGTTCATTTTTCACCTCAAATTTTACTTTAGAAAATTTATAAATCATATTTTTATAATAGCATAATATGAGAATTAATACATTAAAATATGACATATGTAATACATATAAATGAGTATATACACTAACGCATAAACTTTATATAAAATATAATAAATATATAAAGAAATAAAAAGTATATTTTATAATAGGAGGTAATTATGATAGTAGAATTTAAAGACGTGTTAAAGAGATTTGATTCTTTAATTGCATTAGATAATTTTAATATACAGATAAAGGAAGGGGAAGTCTATGGCTTACTTGGGCCAAATGGTTCGGGAAAGACAACCGCAATAAATTGTATGCTGTCTTTGCTTCATTATGAAAAGGGTCAAGTATATTTATTTGGAGAAAAAATGAGCCAAAATAGATTTGACATAAAGGCTAAAATAGGATATGTACCACAAGAAATAGCTGTGTTTGAAGAGTTAACTGTATATGAAAATATAGACTTTTTTTGTGGTCTATATGTCAAAGATAATGATACAAGAAAAAAATATGTTGAAGATGCTATAGAATTTGTAGACTTAAATGACTTTAGAAAATTTTATCCTAAAAAACTTAGTGGTGGATTAAAGAGGAGATTGAATATAGCTTGTGGAATAGCTCATAAACCACAATTAATAATCTTAGATGAACCAACAGTTGCAGTAGATCCACAAAGTAGAAATTCTATATTAGAAGGAATAAAGAAATTAAATAAAAATGGTGCGACAGTTATATATACTACTCACTATATGGAGGAAGTTGAACAAATCTGTACTAGGATTTCAATAATGGATAAGGGCAAGATTTTAATCAGCGGAGATAAATATGAACTAAAAAAATTGGTAGGATTAAGCGATTCACTTATTTTAAAAGATATAGAAATTGATTCATCAAATATAGAAACTATAAGAAAAATAGATGGTGTAGGAAAGGTAGTGAGTCAAAACCGAAATTTAGATGTACAGATAAAAGATAAGATGACAGTTACAAAGATACTTATGTATTTA includes these proteins:
- a CDS encoding NfeD family protein, producing the protein MYDENDLKSDLIFWIIASILSLVFIYFFKGFAIGRFKPPFIYIWYAILLIVLYFSFLEAKDGDAIITGKTQSMGINNSFTGASCLFICLSPWSRVAIVHYFIITTLLFTVRYFGRKSRGKLKELVGKEGVMISNLHNSGSAKIDNKEYKVYSKEDLFYGSKIKVEEIKASYIYVKKI
- a CDS encoding LuxR C-terminal-related transcriptional regulator, encoding MRILLIDDHSIFAYGVKYSLEINDINKKIHFIDILSNKFEVEDILSLISIKGYDTLMLDINIKNICDFDGLELTQKLLDKFSNLKIIVLTGYDKPIFEKQARDIGAYAFIDKNKNSKDLYEILLKVNEGKFYFEDYIMQEDLLTQREIEIVKLYVGGLTREQIAKKIYVSPRTLANHLINIYEKLNVSNYQEMTLKAIDLGYMKNFSRKNYR
- the tpx gene encoding thiol peroxidase: MEKRSVTTFAGNPVTLLGKEIKVGDKAPEFVAVNGDLSPFSLKDVEGKVKLISAVPSVDTGVCELQTIRFNEEASKLNDVAIITISEDLPFAQARFCGAKGIENAVVVSDYKDTEFGLNYGFLMEEFRLLNRGIVVLDKDNMVRYVEYVKENTDHPDYDKAIEAVKALI
- a CDS encoding response regulator yields the protein MIRVLIIDDDKMICFALKTIIENEEDMEVVGLGHNFDDAINLYTEHQPDICLFDIQIGKKTGLDALKKLKECNNNVRALFLTTFLDKSYIDQALKLGSCGYLLKDEFESICPSIRAVSAGQNVFGNKVIDNISKNSQSYNNKNNSKLDLQEKLNQREIDILKSVADGLNNKEISSKLFLSEGTVRNYISSMLVKLDLRDRTQLAIFYLKNI
- a CDS encoding sensor histidine kinase, whose amino-acid sequence is MNILINNKIFKKAILIWFISITILIIYNKEAYLIIPLCLGTISAFILTCSNKKYIYILSLGIFSLSYILAFYLKNNNIYTSMHIEHIGVFTALIIYINSHRNFNKNNKKTNISIKKMINEDTSDISINKYIKQINLVYYMIFLFFSFIMTLDFILIILISLFSLFSYNIADLEIDLLFTKDKYYSYYSNSKDHEKILKNKYEDLIVKQDKKIENAILNERNRISRDIHDSLGHLTSRGILQIGALMVIEKDKQKHEQLSMLKSTLQEGMNEVRKSLHNFQNQTINLKNELDKVIIDFNFCPISFTYSLDTDLNLKSKYTIIYIIKEALTNIVKHSNADQAEISIVESFDKLYIKIFDNGSIENIDADGMGLFSIRKRVADLNGVLEISTNNGFRIFITLNKEEK
- a CDS encoding ABC transporter ATP-binding protein codes for the protein MIVEFKDVLKRFDSLIALDNFNIQIKEGEVYGLLGPNGSGKTTAINCMLSLLHYEKGQVYLFGEKMSQNRFDIKAKIGYVPQEIAVFEELTVYENIDFFCGLYVKDNDTRKKYVEDAIEFVDLNDFRKFYPKKLSGGLKRRLNIACGIAHKPQLIILDEPTVAVDPQSRNSILEGIKKLNKNGATVIYTTHYMEEVEQICTRISIMDKGKILISGDKYELKKLVGLSDSLILKDIEIDSSNIETIRKIDGVGKVVSQNRNLDVQIKDKMTVTKILMYLEKNNIFFQSINILSPTLNDVFLEITGRELRD